In the Streptomyces formicae genome, one interval contains:
- the ruvX gene encoding Holliday junction resolvase RuvX — MTEPAQGMRRGRRLAIDVGDARIGVASCDPDGILATPVETVPGRDVPAAQRRLKQLVDEYEPIEIVVGLPRSLNGGEGPAAAKIRAFTQDLARMVAPVSVRLVDERMTTVTASQGLRASGVKSKKGRSVIDQAAAVIILQQALESERASGKAPGEGVEVVI, encoded by the coding sequence ATGACCGAGCCTGCCCAGGGCATGCGCAGGGGCCGACGGCTCGCCATCGACGTCGGTGACGCCCGCATCGGGGTCGCCTCGTGCGACCCCGACGGGATCCTGGCGACGCCGGTCGAGACGGTGCCGGGGCGCGACGTCCCGGCGGCCCAGCGCCGGTTGAAGCAGCTGGTCGACGAGTACGAGCCGATCGAGATCGTCGTCGGCCTCCCTCGCTCCCTCAACGGGGGCGAGGGCCCGGCGGCCGCCAAGATCCGCGCCTTCACCCAGGACCTCGCCCGCATGGTCGCCCCCGTTTCGGTGAGGCTCGTGGACGAGAGGATGACCACAGTGACGGCCAGTCAGGGCCTGCGCGCCTCCGGCGTGAAGTCCAAAAAGGGCAGGTCTGTCATCGATCAGGCGGCCGCGGTGATCATCCTTCAGCAGGCCCTGGAGTCCGAACGGGCGTCAGGCAAGGCTCCCGGCGAGGGCGTCGAAGTGGTCATCTGA
- a CDS encoding DUF6167 family protein: MFRRTFWFTAGAAAGVWATTKVNRKLKQLTPESLAAQAANKAVEAGHRLKDFALDVRDGMAEREAELGEALGMNHHPDSELPAQRRFAVIENHSATKHDKHDSTNNKTKYLENTRYSYDRNEDH, from the coding sequence ATGTTCCGCCGTACGTTCTGGTTCACCGCGGGCGCAGCCGCCGGCGTATGGGCCACCACGAAGGTCAACCGCAAGCTCAAGCAGCTGACGCCCGAGAGCCTCGCCGCGCAGGCCGCGAACAAGGCGGTCGAGGCGGGGCACCGTCTGAAGGACTTCGCCCTCGACGTCCGCGACGGCATGGCCGAGCGCGAGGCCGAGCTGGGCGAGGCGCTCGGCATGAACCACCACCCCGACAGCGAGCTGCCCGCGCAGCGGCGCTTCGCGGTCATCGAGAACCACAGCGCCACCAAGCACGACAAGCACGACAGCACCAACAACAAGACGAAGTACCTCGAGAACACGCGGTACTCGTACGACCGGAATGAGGACCACTGA
- the mltG gene encoding endolytic transglycosylase MltG: MTEYGRGPGSEPWHPEDPLYGDGGWGGQTPAGGQSTYGGQEQYHQQPHQHQQNQQHQGQYGDWNTGQQQGYGQQQYDTGQGRYDTGQGQYAQGQQQYDTGQGQYAQGQGQYDTGQQRYDAGPGQGYGGGPAQGYNGGSDQGYNGGWDTGGQGQVPYSGDPMDPYGGQQGGYGGESPDYYATPDAYAPPEPPARRRPAAPAEPEREADWDPGPDQGEHAFFAGGDDDEYDDDDDQGRRGGRGERRGGRGGKKPKKRRSGCACLVVTLVFAGGLGGVAYFGYQFYQDRFGTAPDFAGEGSGQATVEIPKASSGYAIGQKLKDAGVVKSVDAFVSAQGQNPQGKTIQAGVYVLKKEMSAKSAVALMLNPKSRSNLIIPEGRRNAWVYQQIDTRLELDKGTTAKIAKEKWKSFGLPDWANTNKDIRDPLEGFLYPSSYPVAKGQKPETVLKNMVAQANEKYDEMGLKSKAAALNLKDPLQVLTVASLVQAEGMTHDDFKKMAAVVYNRLKATNTATNQKLEFDSAYNYLKGESKIKIPISKIRNDPDPYNTYYHRGLPPGPIGNPGDEALKATLDPDGGGWMYFVSVDGKKTQFTKTLAEHDKLVDQFNERQNNGG; this comes from the coding sequence ATGACTGAGTATGGCCGGGGCCCAGGCTCCGAACCGTGGCATCCGGAGGACCCGTTGTACGGGGACGGCGGATGGGGAGGTCAGACGCCCGCGGGCGGACAGTCCACCTACGGCGGCCAGGAGCAGTACCACCAGCAGCCGCACCAGCATCAGCAGAACCAGCAGCACCAGGGCCAGTACGGCGACTGGAACACCGGCCAGCAGCAGGGCTACGGCCAGCAGCAGTACGACACCGGCCAGGGCCGGTACGACACGGGCCAGGGGCAGTATGCCCAGGGCCAGCAGCAGTACGACACGGGTCAGGGCCAGTACGCGCAGGGCCAGGGCCAGTACGACACGGGTCAGCAGCGTTACGACGCCGGGCCCGGCCAGGGCTACGGCGGCGGCCCCGCCCAGGGCTACAACGGTGGTTCCGACCAGGGCTACAACGGCGGTTGGGACACCGGTGGGCAGGGGCAGGTCCCCTACAGCGGCGATCCGATGGACCCCTACGGCGGTCAGCAGGGCGGCTACGGCGGCGAGAGCCCCGACTACTACGCGACGCCCGACGCCTACGCCCCGCCGGAGCCGCCCGCCCGTCGGCGCCCTGCCGCACCGGCCGAGCCGGAGCGCGAAGCGGACTGGGACCCGGGTCCCGACCAGGGCGAACACGCCTTCTTCGCGGGCGGCGATGACGACGAGTACGACGATGACGACGACCAGGGCCGCCGGGGCGGACGTGGCGAACGGCGCGGCGGACGCGGCGGAAAGAAACCCAAGAAACGCCGCAGCGGCTGCGCCTGTCTGGTCGTCACTCTCGTCTTCGCCGGCGGCCTCGGCGGTGTCGCCTATTTCGGCTACCAGTTCTACCAGGACCGTTTCGGCACGGCTCCGGACTTCGCCGGAGAGGGCTCGGGCCAGGCCACCGTCGAGATTCCCAAGGCGTCCAGCGGATACGCGATCGGGCAGAAACTCAAGGACGCCGGAGTCGTCAAGAGCGTCGACGCCTTCGTCTCGGCACAGGGGCAGAACCCGCAGGGCAAGACCATTCAGGCGGGCGTCTATGTACTAAAGAAGGAAATGTCCGCCAAGAGCGCCGTCGCCTTGATGCTCAACCCCAAGAGCCGCAGCAACCTCATCATTCCCGAGGGCAGGCGGAACGCGTGGGTCTATCAGCAGATCGACACGCGCCTGGAACTCGACAAGGGCACCACGGCGAAGATCGCCAAGGAGAAATGGAAGAGCTTCGGACTTCCTGACTGGGCGAATACGAACAAGGACATCAGGGACCCGCTGGAAGGCTTCCTCTACCCCTCCAGCTATCCGGTCGCCAAGGGCCAGAAGCCCGAGACCGTCCTCAAGAACATGGTCGCCCAGGCCAATGAGAAGTACGACGAGATGGGCCTCAAGTCGAAGGCCGCGGCGCTGAATCTGAAGGACCCGTTGCAGGTCCTCACCGTGGCCAGCCTCGTGCAGGCCGAGGGCATGACGCACGACGACTTCAAGAAGATGGCGGCCGTCGTCTACAACCGCCTCAAGGCGACGAACACGGCGACCAACCAGAAGCTCGAATTCGACTCGGCGTACAACTACCTCAAGGGCGAGAGCAAGATCAAGATCCCGATCTCGAAGATCAGGAACGACCCGGATCCGTACAACACGTACTACCACAGGGGCCTTCCGCCGGGACCGATCGGAAACCCGGGCGACGAGGCGTTGAAGGCCACGCTGGATCCGGACGGCGGCGGCTGGATGTACTTCGTCTCCGTCGACGGAAAGAAGACCCAGTTCACCAAGACGCTGGCCGAGCACGACAAACTGGTCGACCAATTCAACGAGCGGCAGAACAATGGCGGCTGA
- a CDS encoding DUF948 domain-containing protein, which translates to MSGGEVAGILVAVFWAILVSFLAVALARLAQTLRATTKLVADVTEQAVPLLADASTAVRSAQTQIDRVDAIASDVQEVTSNASALSTTVASTFGGPLVKVAAFGYGVRRAISRKTGPEAKEMPAKPSRRTVIVGRTVPVARRGKRKKD; encoded by the coding sequence GTGTCGGGTGGAGAGGTTGCCGGAATCCTGGTGGCCGTCTTCTGGGCGATCCTGGTCTCCTTCCTCGCGGTGGCACTGGCGAGGCTGGCCCAGACGCTCAGGGCGACCACCAAGCTCGTCGCCGACGTGACGGAGCAGGCCGTTCCGCTCCTGGCCGACGCCTCCACCGCGGTGCGCTCCGCGCAGACCCAGATCGACCGCGTCGACGCCATCGCCTCGGACGTCCAGGAAGTCACCTCGAACGCTTCGGCGCTGTCCACGACCGTCGCGTCCACCTTCGGCGGCCCGCTCGTCAAGGTGGCCGCGTTCGGTTACGGCGTGCGCAGGGCCATCAGTCGCAAGACCGGGCCCGAGGCCAAGGAAATGCCCGCCAAGCCGTCCCGTCGTACGGTGATCGTGGGCCGCACCGTCCCGGTCGCACGGCGGGGTAAGCGGAAGAAGGACTGA
- the alaS gene encoding alanine--tRNA ligase: MESAEIRRRWLSFFEERGHTVVPSASLIADDPTLLLVPAGMVPFKPYFLGEVKPPAPRVTSVQKCVRTPDIEEVGKTTRHGTFFQMCGNFSFGDYFKEGAIKLAWELLTGSVADGGFGLEPEKLWITVYLDDDEAERIWHEVVGVPKERIQRLGKKDNFWSMGVPGPCGPCSEINYDRGPEFGVEGGPAVNDERYVEIWNLVFMQYERGAGTSKEDFEILGELPTKNIDTGLGLERLAMILQGVQNMYETDTLRVVMDKATELTGVRYGAEHGSDVSLRVVADHIRTSTMLIGDGVTPGNEGRGYVLRRIMRRAIRNMRLMGATGPVVKDLVGVVIDTMGLQYPELVTDRKRIETVALAEEAAFLKAIKGGTNILDTAVTETKAAGGQVLSGDKAFLLHDTWGFPIDLTLEMAAEQGLTVDEDGFRRLMKEQRDRAKADAMAKKTGHADLHAYREIADAAGATDFTGYALTENEAVIVGLLVNGASSPAATEGDDVEIVLDRTPFYAEGGGQIGDTGRIRLDSGAVVEIRDVQKPVPGVHVHKGVVQVGEITVGAPVWASIDSHRRRAIARAHSATHLTHQALRDALGPTAAQAGSENQPGRFRFDFGSPSAVPTAVMTDVEQRINEVLSRELDVQAEVMSIDDAKKSGAIAEFGEKYGERVRVVTIGDFSKELCGGTHVHNTAQLGLVKLLGESSIGSGVRRIEALVGVDAYNFLAKEHTVVAQLQELVKGRPEELPEKVSAMLGKLKDAEKEIEKFRAEKVLAAAAGLVDSAKDVRGVALVTGQVPDGTGADDLRKLVLDVRGRIPGDRPAVVALFATANGRPITVIATNEAARERGLKAGDLVRTAAKTLGGGGGGKPDVAQGGGQNPAAVGDAIAAVERLVTETA; encoded by the coding sequence ATGGAGTCGGCTGAAATCCGCCGCCGCTGGCTGAGCTTCTTCGAGGAGCGCGGGCACACCGTCGTCCCTTCGGCGTCGCTCATCGCGGACGACCCGACTCTGCTCCTCGTCCCCGCCGGCATGGTGCCCTTCAAGCCCTACTTCCTGGGTGAGGTCAAGCCGCCCGCGCCGCGCGTCACCAGCGTGCAGAAGTGCGTGCGCACGCCCGACATCGAAGAGGTCGGCAAGACCACGCGTCACGGCACGTTCTTCCAGATGTGCGGCAACTTCTCCTTCGGCGACTACTTCAAGGAAGGCGCCATCAAGCTGGCCTGGGAGCTGCTCACCGGCTCCGTGGCCGACGGCGGCTTCGGCCTGGAGCCCGAGAAGCTCTGGATCACGGTCTACCTCGACGACGACGAGGCCGAGCGGATCTGGCACGAGGTGGTCGGCGTCCCCAAGGAGCGCATCCAGCGCCTGGGCAAGAAGGACAACTTCTGGTCCATGGGCGTGCCCGGACCCTGCGGCCCGTGCTCCGAGATCAACTACGACCGCGGCCCGGAGTTCGGCGTCGAGGGCGGCCCCGCCGTCAACGACGAGCGCTATGTGGAGATCTGGAACCTGGTCTTCATGCAGTACGAGCGCGGCGCGGGCACCTCCAAGGAGGACTTCGAGATCCTCGGCGAGCTGCCGACGAAGAACATCGACACCGGTCTCGGTCTCGAGCGCCTCGCCATGATCCTCCAGGGCGTACAGAACATGTACGAGACCGACACCCTGCGCGTCGTCATGGACAAGGCCACCGAGCTGACCGGCGTGCGCTACGGCGCCGAGCACGGCTCCGACGTCTCCCTGCGCGTGGTCGCCGACCACATCCGCACGTCGACGATGCTGATCGGCGACGGCGTCACCCCCGGCAACGAGGGCCGCGGCTACGTGCTGCGCCGCATCATGCGCCGCGCCATCCGCAACATGCGCCTGATGGGCGCCACCGGCCCCGTCGTCAAGGACCTCGTCGGCGTCGTGATCGACACGATGGGCCTGCAGTACCCGGAGCTCGTCACCGACCGCAAGCGCATCGAGACCGTCGCCCTCGCCGAAGAGGCCGCCTTCCTCAAGGCCATCAAGGGCGGCACGAACATCCTCGACACCGCCGTCACCGAGACCAAGGCCGCCGGTGGCCAGGTCCTCTCCGGCGACAAGGCGTTCCTGCTGCACGACACGTGGGGCTTCCCGATCGACCTCACCCTGGAGATGGCCGCCGAACAGGGCCTGACCGTGGACGAGGACGGCTTCCGCCGCCTGATGAAGGAGCAGCGGGACCGGGCCAAGGCCGACGCCATGGCCAAGAAGACCGGCCACGCCGACCTGCACGCCTACCGCGAGATCGCCGACGCCGCGGGCGCCACCGACTTCACCGGCTACGCGCTCACCGAGAACGAGGCCGTCATCGTCGGCCTGCTGGTCAACGGCGCCTCCTCGCCCGCCGCCACCGAGGGCGACGACGTCGAGATCGTCCTCGACCGCACCCCCTTCTACGCCGAGGGCGGCGGCCAGATCGGTGACACCGGGCGCATCCGCCTGGACAGCGGCGCCGTCGTCGAGATCCGTGACGTGCAGAAGCCGGTCCCCGGCGTCCACGTGCACAAGGGTGTCGTCCAGGTCGGCGAGATCACCGTCGGCGCCCCCGTCTGGGCCTCGATCGACTCGCACCGCCGCCGGGCCATCGCCCGCGCCCACTCGGCCACGCACCTCACGCACCAGGCGCTGCGCGACGCGCTCGGCCCGACGGCCGCCCAGGCCGGTTCGGAGAACCAGCCGGGACGTTTCCGCTTCGACTTCGGTTCGCCGTCCGCCGTGCCCACGGCCGTGATGACGGACGTCGAGCAGCGGATCAACGAGGTCCTCTCCCGCGAGCTGGACGTCCAGGCCGAGGTCATGTCGATCGACGACGCCAAGAAGTCCGGTGCCATCGCCGAGTTCGGCGAGAAGTACGGCGAGCGCGTGCGCGTCGTCACCATCGGCGACTTCTCCAAGGAGCTGTGCGGCGGCACGCACGTGCACAACACCGCCCAGCTCGGTCTGGTGAAGCTGCTCGGCGAGTCCTCCATCGGCTCCGGCGTGCGCCGCATCGAGGCCCTGGTCGGCGTCGACGCGTACAACTTCCTCGCCAAGGAGCACACGGTCGTCGCCCAGCTCCAGGAGCTGGTCAAGGGCCGCCCCGAGGAGCTGCCCGAGAAGGTCTCCGCCATGCTCGGCAAGTTGAAGGACGCCGAGAAGGAGATCGAGAAGTTCCGCGCGGAGAAGGTCCTCGCGGCCGCCGCGGGACTCGTCGACTCCGCCAAGGACGTCCGCGGCGTCGCCCTGGTCACCGGCCAGGTGCCGGACGGCACGGGCGCCGACGACCTGCGCAAGCTGGTCCTCGACGTGCGCGGCCGCATCCCGGGCGACCGGCCCGCGGTCGTCGCCCTCTTCGCCACGGCCAACGGCCGCCCGATCACGGTGATCGCCACCAACGAGGCCGCGCGCGAGCGCGGTCTCAAGGCCGGTGACCTGGTCCGCACGGCCGCCAAGACCCTCGGCGGCGGTGGCGGCGGCAAGCCGGACGTCGCCCAGGGCGGCGGCCAGAACCCGGCCGCGGTCGGCGACGCCATCGCCGCGGTCGAGCGCCTCGTCACCGAGACGGCCTGA